In Labrus mixtus chromosome 13, fLabMix1.1, whole genome shotgun sequence, a single genomic region encodes these proteins:
- the lrrfip1a gene encoding leucine-rich repeat flightless-interacting protein 1 isoform X14: MGTQGTGRKRSTKKERSTAEDDALNLIAREAEARLAAKRAARAEAREIRMKELERQQKEIFQVQKLSDEDERMSVGSRGSVRVEDRDYLEKGSRAASALTAGTLTSLGGSSSRRGSGETAVTVDAETSLREIKEIHELKDQIQDVETKYTQNLKEVKDTLAEVEEKYRKAMVSNAQLDNEKNNLMYQVDTLKDSLMELEELLSESRRGYDEKVKDFEREKHAHSVLQFQFSEMKETLKQSEELLNEIRQLRMKQEGFVREISDLQETVEWKDKKIGALERQKEYTDAIRIERDELREEVVTLKDILKKHGIVLGPDLNINGDIGETQVDGSPSEDPSSPSAQDSQAPAEGNSMLGNTKATQLRTRGDEDVDLEQHQDMFEEVKVNPLGSDTVCNTAEESACSKIGNVDIKVKESKTAVGGDMAKTSNQVTDNTQDKQKKKKKKNVEECNLTNTESCPQQKVTQDVTKENCPDESIPALPNSEPQQEQDDTKKVDNDEEEEMPSQAQGAVASGKKKKKKRKGKKKVGNNEDNNQPKEKGKTEKGMQPATKDNGTINARFCCWPVTETLKELKGNQVKNKQDKQKQKDVAGGVQVVKPVEVVHSNDISKESQMDPVTDEHCKEQTLETEKLKEIEALASCGSIEAPQGFRDRVSDEKNEQHSLETETTKTVQVTATTETFPQADTLMETEAESVKESETDPEKESETDPEKESETDPEKESETDPEKNEQGEEQKLEEKMEEIRSRTSPVPESNLSTPDTREISSDAEITEDDAKDCTSSVENSEMLNVTETENIEEVKEINTGETIEARADHDTDEKNKDQNLDSEMVNPVEAVAPIETFSHEEYPSKESRRDSIKDEDDMEQALETSEVEEESTFNPGSETSFSTSDLEDSINAESIEYPAKRCTSSEGNSDIEISTNSSVIHTESEAVDSAASEVGSINEIKSETNDEENSEGDAHVPDHSDAAPDESESTNSPDSGSMVYSTSTDGLYDGQQSLSESEQPSELLSETADMDSCSDSTPIDISERDSEDETQTVVEYEGPETEGESPPPTLDAGHSELVPDRTEEEELNGDLREAEGLVEPDSSPNDKINDASDTEKSPLEAVVQSEGLDEEQNKTSEFAELTDESHAELSSATEEINTIDMLDSPDSPKEGTEISSSIKQDHNTEESVVEEDPERTDIDDDQQSETHFCPLMEQQHEPLKDKSEDYQRSEVSSELTLLDSDDEGDVDEEGQSFDFDELEMEDAVAMNLPENPKQIAIVEGVEILSKESHKGSLDLSQSNIDLMENTDPGEGGHRVDKRHEESDAVSQDTQNSWVHGDASSENLVEEQVNILEEVGVTEEPRRVTEKGKVLKVGVVSEKLNQAMSLPLEEGLDAVQHELKEDDSVSLKSWDLVSSNTESVQTGRNSRKGSKKGKGKGKEDCKMS, encoded by the exons GTGGAGGACAGAGATTATCTGGAGAAG GGATCTCGAGCAGCTTCTGCCTTAACTGCAGGGACCCTCACCTCATTAGGCGGATCGTCCTCGCGGAGAGGCAGCGGGGAGACGGCCGTTACTGTCGATGCAGAGACGTCTTTACGAGAAATCAAG GAGATTCATGAACTGAAGGATCAGATACAGGATGTGGAAACCAAGTACACGCAGAACCTTAAAGAAGTCAAG GACACGTTAGCAGAAGTGGAGGAGAAGTACCGTAAGGCTATGGTATCTAATGCCCAGCTGGATAATGAGAAAAACAACCTGATGTACCAGGTGGACACGCTCAAGGACTCACTCATGGAGCTCGAGGAACTGCTTTCAGAGTCACGCCGGGGATATGATGAAAAAGTCAAG GACTTTGAGCGAGAGAAACATGCCCACTCTGTGCTTCAGTTCCAGTTCAGTGAAATGAAAGAGACCCTAAAACAGAGTGAAGAGTTGCTAAAC GAGATCCGTCAGCTGCGTATGAAACAGGAGGGTTTTGTTAGAGAAATATCTGACCTGCAGGAGACCGTGGAATGGAAGGATAAAAAAATTGGG GCCTTAGAGCGACAGAAAGAGTACACAGATGCAATCCGCATCGAGCGAGATGAGCTCAGAGAAGAGGTGGTCACGctgaaagacattttaaag AAACATGGAATAGTATTGGGACCTGATCTAAACATAAATGGTGACATCGGTGAGACACAAGTCGATGGCTCCCCCAGTGAAGATCCCTCTTCCCCATCGGCTCAGGATTCACAGGCACCGGCGGAGGGGAACAGCATGCTCG GCAACACAAAGGCGACTCAGTTGAGAACTAGAGGAGATGAAGATGTGGATCTGGAGCAGCATCAAGACATGTTTGAAGAAGTGAAAGTGAATCCTTTGGGCTCCGATACAGTCTGTAATACTGCTGAAGAAAGTGCCTGCAGCAAGATAGGAAATGTTGACATAAAAGTCAAAGAATCTAAAACAGCAGTGGGTGGAGATATGGCAAAGACAAGTAACCAAGTGACAGACAACACTCAagataagcaaaaaaaaaaaaaaaaaaaaaatgttgaggaATGCAATTTGACTAATACAGAATCGTGTCCTCAGCAAAAAGTCACACAAgatgttacaaaagaaaattgTCCCGATGAGTCCATCCCAGCTCTACCAAACTCTGAACCTCAACAAGAGCAGGATGACACCAAGAAGGTCGataatgatgaagaagaggaaatgcCAAGTCAGGCTCAGGGCGCTGTTGCttcaggaaagaaaaagaagaagaagaggaaaggcaaaaaaaaagttggaaacaATGAGGATAACAACCAACCAAAAGAAAAgggcaaaacagaaaaaggaatgCAACCGGCTACAAAAGATAATGGAACAATCAATGCCAGGTTCTGCTGTTGGCCCGTCACTGAAACCCTCAAGGAGTTAAAGGGGAATCAAGTGAAGAATAAGCAGGACaagcaaaaacagaaagatgTAGCTGGAGGAGTACAAGTGGTAAAACCCGTTGAAGTCGTACACAGTaatgacatttcaaaagaaTCCCAAATGGATCCAGTTACAGATGAACACTGCAAGGAACAAACTTTGGAAACAGAGAAGTTGAAAGAAATCGAAGCATTGGCGTCTTGTGGATCCATTGAAGCCCCACAGGGTTTTAGAGATCGTGTTAGTGATGAAAagaatgagcaacacagcttGGAAACTGAAACGACAAAAACAGTACAGGTTACAGCAACCACTGAGACCTTTCCTCAAGCTGATACTCTTATGGAAACTGAAGCAGAATCCGTAAAGGAATCTGAAACAGACCCGGAAAAGGAATCTGAAACAGACCCGGAAAAGGAATCTGAAACAGACCCGGAAAAGGAATCTGAAACAGATCCCGAGAAGAATGAGCAAGGTGAGGAACAGAAATTGGAAGAGAAGATGGAAGAAATTAGATCTAGAACAAGCCCTGTTCCAGAAAGCAATCTCAGTACTCCTGATACAAGGGAAATCTCCAGTGATGCTGAAATCACTGAGGATGATGCCAAGGATTGTACTTCCAGTGTAGAAAACAGTGAAATGCTAAATGttacagaaacagagaacataGAAGAAGTGAAAGAAATTAATACTGGTGAAACCATTGAAGCTAGAGCAGATCATGATACAGATGAAAAGAACAAGGATCAAAATTTGGACTCTGAAATGGTAAACCCAGTAGAGGCAGTGGCACCCATTGAAACCTTCTCTCATGAAGAATATCCATCTAAGGAATCCAGAAGAGATTCAATCAAGGATGAAGATGACATGGAACAAGCTTTGGAAACATCCgaagtagaagaagaatctACATTTAATCCGGGGTCAGAAACCAGTTTCAGTACGTCTGATCTTGAAGACTCCATAAACGCAGAGAGCATTGAGTATCCTGCCAAGAGGTGTACTTCAAGTGAAGGCAACAGTGATATAGAGATCTCCACTAACAGCAGCGTCATCCACACCGAGTCCGAAGCTGTTGACAGTGCAGCGAGTGAAGTGGGTTCTATCAATGAAATCAAATCTGAAACAAACGATGAGGAAAACAGTGAAGGTGACGCCCATGTCCCAGACCACAGTGACGCTGCTCCTGATGAATCTGAATCCACCAACAGTCCTGATAGTGGTTCCATGGTGTACTCGACCTCCACCGATGGCCTTTACGATGGTCAACAAAGCTTGTCTGAGTCAGAGCAGCCTTCAGAGCTGCTATCAGAGACTGCAGACATGGACTCGTGCAGTGACAGCACTCCCATCGATATTTCTGAAAGAGATTCTGAGGATGAAACTCAGACAGTCGTGGAGTACGAGGGGCCAGAGACTGAAGGAGAATCTCCTCCTCCCACTCTTGATGCTGGTCATTCAGAGCTAGTACCAGAcaggacagaagaggaggagctgaatgGAGACTTACGAGAAGCTGAGGGTTTAGTTGAACCAGACAGCTCTCCAAATGACAAAATCAATGATGCATCAGACACTGAAAAGAGTCCTTTGGAAGCTGTAGTTCAGTCCGAAGGTTTAGatgaagaacaaaacaagacGTCAGAGTTTGCAGAGCTGACTGATGAATCACACGCTGAACTGTCTTCTGCAACAGAAGAGATCAACACGATTGACATGTTGGATTCACCAGATTCTCCAAAAGAAGGTACTGAAATCAGTTCCTCTATCAAACAGGACCACAATACCGAAGAGTCCGTCGTTGAAGAAGATCCAGAACGTACAGACATTGATGACGATCAACAAAGTGAGACGCACTTCTGCCCTCTGATGGAGCAACAGCATGAACCCCTGAAAGACAAGTCTGAGGATTATCAGAGGTCCGAGGTATCATCTGAACTCACACTGCTGGACAGTGATGACGAGGGTGATGTAGACGAAGAAGGACAGTCTTTTGATTTTGATGAATTAGAGATGGAAGACGCCGTCGCAATGAATCTGCCGGAAAATCCCAAACAGATAGCAATAGTAGAGGGTGTTGAAATCTTGTCAAAGGAAAGCCACAAGGGAAGTTTAGATCTGTCCCAAAGCAATATTGATTTAATGGAAAATACTGATCCAGGTGAGGGAGGTCACCGAGTAGATAAGCGACATGAAGAGTCGGACGCTGTAAGCCAAGACACCCAAAACTCTTGGGTTCACGGGGATGCTTCCTCTGAAAATCTGGTAGAGGAGCAGGTGAACATTCTGGAAGAAGTAGGCGTAACAGAGGAGCCCAGGCGTGTTACAGAGAAAGGAAAGGTATTAAAAGTTGGCGTTGTTTCAGAGAAACTTAACCAGGCCATGTCTCTACCTTTAGAGGAAGGATTAGATGCTGTTCAGCATGAGTTAAAGGAAGACGATTCAGTTTCACTCAAGAGTTGGGACCTAGTGTCCAGCAACACAGAGTCAGTGCAGACAGGCAGAAATTCAAGGAAGGGCAGCAAGAAAGGCAAAGGCAAGGGCAAAGAGGACTGTAAGATGTCATAG
- the lrrfip1a gene encoding uncharacterized protein lrrfip1a isoform X11: MSVGSRGSVRSDLDAVGAFAGGGSSSNLSKKSKKKKKHKHKDKDRNGYDDDYSVISSRSSRLSDESRVSRSSRLDLTSSRLSDDSRLTRGSRLDLQPASYASSDLYKLNGLSSSRNPGSTFNGYQFCRSLSQVSQQLYRRSSLYEDSLCSGSRRAAGSTSHPVEYSSYRSSGSRVSSRANSARTSPVDNCGSVASFLRSAASSSGLPRDLDDVTIPDFSDVSRFAPEGRRGSRDVEDRDYLEKGSRAASALTAGTLTSLGGSSSRRGSGETAVTVDAETSLREIKEIHELKDQIQDVETKYTQNLKEVKDTLAEVEEKYRKAMVSNAQLDNEKNNLMYQVDTLKDSLMELEELLSESRRGYDEKVKDFEREKHAHSVLQFQFSEMKETLKQSEELLNEIRQLRMKQEGFVREISDLQETVEWKDKKIGALERQKEYTDAIRIERDELREEVVTLKDILKKHGIVLGPDLNINGDIGETQVDGSPSEDPSSPSAQDSQAPAEGNSMLGNTKATQLRTRGDEDVDLEQHQDMFEEVKVNPLGSDTVCNTAEESACSKIGNVDIKVKESKTAVGGDMAKTSNQVTDNTQDKQKKKKKKNVEECNLTNTESCPQQKVTQDVTKENCPDESIPALPNSEPQQEQDDTKKVDNDEEEEMPSQAQGAVASGKKKKKKRKGKKKVGNNEDNNQPKEKGKTEKGMQPATKDNGTINARFCCWPVTETLKELKGNQVKNKQDKQKQKDVAGGVQVVKPVEVVHSNDISKESQMDPVTDEHCKEQTLETEKLKEIEALASCGSIEAPQGFRDRVSDEKNEQHSLETETTKTVQVTATTETFPQADTLMETEAESVKESETDPEKESETDPEKESETDPEKESETDPEKNEQGEEQKLEEKMEEIRSRTSPVPESNLSTPDTREISSDAEITEDDAKDCTSSVENSEMLNVTETENIEEVKEINTGETIEARADHDTDEKNKDQNLDSEMVNPVEAVAPIETFSHEEYPSKESRRDSIKDEDDMEQALETSEVEEESTFNPGSETSFSTSDLEDSINAESIEYPAKRCTSSEGNSDIEISTNSSVIHTESEAVDSAASEVGSINEIKSETNDEENSEGDAHVPDHSDAAPDESESTNSPDSGSMVYSTSTDGLYDGQQSLSESEQPSELLSETADMDSCSDSTPIDISERDSEDETQTVVEYEGPETEGESPPPTLDAGHSELVPDRTEEEELNGDLREAEGLVEPDSSPNDKINDASDTEKSPLEAVVQSEGLDEEQNKTSEFAELTDESHAELSSATEEINTIDMLDSPDSPKEGTEISSSIKQDHNTEESVVEEDPERTDIDDDQQSETHFCPLMEQQHEPLKDKSEDYQRSEVSSELTLLDSDDEGDVDEEGQSFDFDELEMEDAVAMNLPENPKQIAIVEGVEILSKESHKGSLDLSQSNIDLMENTDPGEGGHRVDKRHEESDAVSQDTQNSWVHGDASSENLVEEQVNILEEVGVTEEPRRVTEKGKVLKVGVVSEKLNQAMSLPLEEGLDAVQHELKEDDSVSLKSWDLVSSNTESVQTGRNSRKGSKKGKGKGKEDCKMS, from the exons TTCTGCAGGTCACTCAGTCAGGTCTCCCAGCAGCTCTATCGTAGG agctccTTATACGAGGACAGTCTCTGCAGCGGGTCACGGCGAGCCGCTGGCTCCACCTCCCAT ccTGTAGAGTACTCTAGTTATCGCAGCTCCGGCTCCAGAGTCTCCTCCAGGGCCAATTCGGCCCGCACAAGTCCAGTG GACAACTGCGGCTCTGTTGCCAGTTTTTTGAGGAGTGCGGCCAGTAGCAGTGGCCTCCCCAGGGACCTGGACGATGTTACTATTCCTGACTTTTCTGACGTGAGTCGCTTTGCACCCGAAGGACGGCGAGGAAGTCGTGAT GTGGAGGACAGAGATTATCTGGAGAAG GGATCTCGAGCAGCTTCTGCCTTAACTGCAGGGACCCTCACCTCATTAGGCGGATCGTCCTCGCGGAGAGGCAGCGGGGAGACGGCCGTTACTGTCGATGCAGAGACGTCTTTACGAGAAATCAAG GAGATTCATGAACTGAAGGATCAGATACAGGATGTGGAAACCAAGTACACGCAGAACCTTAAAGAAGTCAAG GACACGTTAGCAGAAGTGGAGGAGAAGTACCGTAAGGCTATGGTATCTAATGCCCAGCTGGATAATGAGAAAAACAACCTGATGTACCAGGTGGACACGCTCAAGGACTCACTCATGGAGCTCGAGGAACTGCTTTCAGAGTCACGCCGGGGATATGATGAAAAAGTCAAG GACTTTGAGCGAGAGAAACATGCCCACTCTGTGCTTCAGTTCCAGTTCAGTGAAATGAAAGAGACCCTAAAACAGAGTGAAGAGTTGCTAAAC GAGATCCGTCAGCTGCGTATGAAACAGGAGGGTTTTGTTAGAGAAATATCTGACCTGCAGGAGACCGTGGAATGGAAGGATAAAAAAATTGGG GCCTTAGAGCGACAGAAAGAGTACACAGATGCAATCCGCATCGAGCGAGATGAGCTCAGAGAAGAGGTGGTCACGctgaaagacattttaaag AAACATGGAATAGTATTGGGACCTGATCTAAACATAAATGGTGACATCGGTGAGACACAAGTCGATGGCTCCCCCAGTGAAGATCCCTCTTCCCCATCGGCTCAGGATTCACAGGCACCGGCGGAGGGGAACAGCATGCTCG GCAACACAAAGGCGACTCAGTTGAGAACTAGAGGAGATGAAGATGTGGATCTGGAGCAGCATCAAGACATGTTTGAAGAAGTGAAAGTGAATCCTTTGGGCTCCGATACAGTCTGTAATACTGCTGAAGAAAGTGCCTGCAGCAAGATAGGAAATGTTGACATAAAAGTCAAAGAATCTAAAACAGCAGTGGGTGGAGATATGGCAAAGACAAGTAACCAAGTGACAGACAACACTCAagataagcaaaaaaaaaaaaaaaaaaaaaatgttgaggaATGCAATTTGACTAATACAGAATCGTGTCCTCAGCAAAAAGTCACACAAgatgttacaaaagaaaattgTCCCGATGAGTCCATCCCAGCTCTACCAAACTCTGAACCTCAACAAGAGCAGGATGACACCAAGAAGGTCGataatgatgaagaagaggaaatgcCAAGTCAGGCTCAGGGCGCTGTTGCttcaggaaagaaaaagaagaagaagaggaaaggcaaaaaaaaagttggaaacaATGAGGATAACAACCAACCAAAAGAAAAgggcaaaacagaaaaaggaatgCAACCGGCTACAAAAGATAATGGAACAATCAATGCCAGGTTCTGCTGTTGGCCCGTCACTGAAACCCTCAAGGAGTTAAAGGGGAATCAAGTGAAGAATAAGCAGGACaagcaaaaacagaaagatgTAGCTGGAGGAGTACAAGTGGTAAAACCCGTTGAAGTCGTACACAGTaatgacatttcaaaagaaTCCCAAATGGATCCAGTTACAGATGAACACTGCAAGGAACAAACTTTGGAAACAGAGAAGTTGAAAGAAATCGAAGCATTGGCGTCTTGTGGATCCATTGAAGCCCCACAGGGTTTTAGAGATCGTGTTAGTGATGAAAagaatgagcaacacagcttGGAAACTGAAACGACAAAAACAGTACAGGTTACAGCAACCACTGAGACCTTTCCTCAAGCTGATACTCTTATGGAAACTGAAGCAGAATCCGTAAAGGAATCTGAAACAGACCCGGAAAAGGAATCTGAAACAGACCCGGAAAAGGAATCTGAAACAGACCCGGAAAAGGAATCTGAAACAGATCCCGAGAAGAATGAGCAAGGTGAGGAACAGAAATTGGAAGAGAAGATGGAAGAAATTAGATCTAGAACAAGCCCTGTTCCAGAAAGCAATCTCAGTACTCCTGATACAAGGGAAATCTCCAGTGATGCTGAAATCACTGAGGATGATGCCAAGGATTGTACTTCCAGTGTAGAAAACAGTGAAATGCTAAATGttacagaaacagagaacataGAAGAAGTGAAAGAAATTAATACTGGTGAAACCATTGAAGCTAGAGCAGATCATGATACAGATGAAAAGAACAAGGATCAAAATTTGGACTCTGAAATGGTAAACCCAGTAGAGGCAGTGGCACCCATTGAAACCTTCTCTCATGAAGAATATCCATCTAAGGAATCCAGAAGAGATTCAATCAAGGATGAAGATGACATGGAACAAGCTTTGGAAACATCCgaagtagaagaagaatctACATTTAATCCGGGGTCAGAAACCAGTTTCAGTACGTCTGATCTTGAAGACTCCATAAACGCAGAGAGCATTGAGTATCCTGCCAAGAGGTGTACTTCAAGTGAAGGCAACAGTGATATAGAGATCTCCACTAACAGCAGCGTCATCCACACCGAGTCCGAAGCTGTTGACAGTGCAGCGAGTGAAGTGGGTTCTATCAATGAAATCAAATCTGAAACAAACGATGAGGAAAACAGTGAAGGTGACGCCCATGTCCCAGACCACAGTGACGCTGCTCCTGATGAATCTGAATCCACCAACAGTCCTGATAGTGGTTCCATGGTGTACTCGACCTCCACCGATGGCCTTTACGATGGTCAACAAAGCTTGTCTGAGTCAGAGCAGCCTTCAGAGCTGCTATCAGAGACTGCAGACATGGACTCGTGCAGTGACAGCACTCCCATCGATATTTCTGAAAGAGATTCTGAGGATGAAACTCAGACAGTCGTGGAGTACGAGGGGCCAGAGACTGAAGGAGAATCTCCTCCTCCCACTCTTGATGCTGGTCATTCAGAGCTAGTACCAGAcaggacagaagaggaggagctgaatgGAGACTTACGAGAAGCTGAGGGTTTAGTTGAACCAGACAGCTCTCCAAATGACAAAATCAATGATGCATCAGACACTGAAAAGAGTCCTTTGGAAGCTGTAGTTCAGTCCGAAGGTTTAGatgaagaacaaaacaagacGTCAGAGTTTGCAGAGCTGACTGATGAATCACACGCTGAACTGTCTTCTGCAACAGAAGAGATCAACACGATTGACATGTTGGATTCACCAGATTCTCCAAAAGAAGGTACTGAAATCAGTTCCTCTATCAAACAGGACCACAATACCGAAGAGTCCGTCGTTGAAGAAGATCCAGAACGTACAGACATTGATGACGATCAACAAAGTGAGACGCACTTCTGCCCTCTGATGGAGCAACAGCATGAACCCCTGAAAGACAAGTCTGAGGATTATCAGAGGTCCGAGGTATCATCTGAACTCACACTGCTGGACAGTGATGACGAGGGTGATGTAGACGAAGAAGGACAGTCTTTTGATTTTGATGAATTAGAGATGGAAGACGCCGTCGCAATGAATCTGCCGGAAAATCCCAAACAGATAGCAATAGTAGAGGGTGTTGAAATCTTGTCAAAGGAAAGCCACAAGGGAAGTTTAGATCTGTCCCAAAGCAATATTGATTTAATGGAAAATACTGATCCAGGTGAGGGAGGTCACCGAGTAGATAAGCGACATGAAGAGTCGGACGCTGTAAGCCAAGACACCCAAAACTCTTGGGTTCACGGGGATGCTTCCTCTGAAAATCTGGTAGAGGAGCAGGTGAACATTCTGGAAGAAGTAGGCGTAACAGAGGAGCCCAGGCGTGTTACAGAGAAAGGAAAGGTATTAAAAGTTGGCGTTGTTTCAGAGAAACTTAACCAGGCCATGTCTCTACCTTTAGAGGAAGGATTAGATGCTGTTCAGCATGAGTTAAAGGAAGACGATTCAGTTTCACTCAAGAGTTGGGACCTAGTGTCCAGCAACACAGAGTCAGTGCAGACAGGCAGAAATTCAAGGAAGGGCAGCAAGAAAGGCAAAGGCAAGGGCAAAGAGGACTGTAAGATGTCATAG